A genomic segment from Estrella lausannensis encodes:
- a CDS encoding ELWxxDGT repeat protein produces MKDEPKNEPMKQFRIIPLDERILFDAAAMVDFVQQVESSSSTGSNDPASAQHQSSEKSSDAKQTDSNQAAKDSNIGSHKQQAGQDESDHETDGLSLAQTIDPIQNQADGIRVLVVSSEIRDATTLSQAALNGVKIVYYDASTTTTEMLTAKIAQTLDGEQADSIAFAGFGEADGFHLTQGKVVSAETIENDTGLQKFWNEVGNMVKDDGRVDILACNLVSTDKGLQLIAQIDQVVDHDDDGSDIKVAASNNLTGSEAAGGDWVLEKGGVDVAKTYFNTERLSAWNQVLDNTAYQIADINASGASSPANFVDVNGTLYFTATTSTNGLELWKSDGSAAGTVLVKDINPGTLSSSPGNLTNVNGTLFFTADDGSNGVELWKSDGTAAGTTLVKNIYTTNGSSNPTGLTNISGILYFSASDPSNGTEVWRSDGTSSGTYMIADVRNGSPSSNPTQFTEAGGKVFFAATTGASGTELWVTDGTAGGTKLVKEIRNGGVSSDPTNLINLNGTLYFTADDGSSGPELWKSDGTAVGTTLVKDIFSGKDGSSMTKPVVMNGNLYFAATTSTQGSELWKSDGTAAGTVIVKDISSGTGSSSPSGLTVLNNTLYFAAASSTGNVELWKSDGTTAGTEQIAEIETGSSGSSPQQLTAFNGKIYFTATTTDKGTEVWVTDGTSSGTVLVKDIRADTTGSAPTNLTVSGTKLYFSADDGSTGQELWGLDTTASVDAKDQSYSLSEDNSLIVPAQTGLLTNIVDPNGGAKVLSYTSPAHGNLEYVNADGSFKYTPNANFSGQDGFSFTVQNKSGGTDTATVTFTVSAFNDAPVNQVPATASVNEDSLLTFSAANGNQISVGDVDASSSTLQVTLTSANGTMSLSQTNGLTFTAGSGTNSSNMVFTGTAANINAALNGLTFSPSANFSGTA; encoded by the coding sequence ATGAAAGACGAGCCAAAGAACGAACCCATGAAGCAGTTTAGAATTATCCCATTGGATGAGAGGATTTTATTCGATGCCGCCGCTATGGTTGATTTTGTTCAGCAAGTAGAAAGCAGCAGCTCCACCGGTTCAAATGACCCTGCCAGCGCCCAGCATCAAAGCAGTGAAAAATCATCGGATGCCAAGCAAACCGATAGTAATCAAGCGGCAAAAGATTCTAACATTGGAAGTCACAAACAGCAGGCTGGTCAAGATGAAAGCGACCATGAAACAGACGGTTTGTCGCTCGCGCAGACCATAGATCCTATTCAAAACCAAGCAGACGGAATTAGGGTGCTTGTTGTTTCGTCAGAAATTCGAGATGCCACAACACTATCGCAAGCGGCACTTAACGGGGTCAAGATCGTTTATTATGACGCTTCGACGACCACTACCGAGATGTTAACTGCAAAAATTGCACAAACGTTGGATGGCGAGCAGGCCGACAGCATTGCCTTTGCCGGATTTGGCGAAGCGGATGGTTTCCACCTGACGCAAGGCAAGGTGGTTTCGGCTGAAACCATTGAAAATGATACCGGGTTGCAGAAGTTTTGGAATGAAGTTGGGAACATGGTCAAGGATGATGGCCGTGTCGACATCTTGGCCTGCAACTTAGTTTCAACCGACAAGGGCTTGCAACTGATCGCACAGATCGATCAGGTGGTGGACCACGATGACGATGGCTCCGACATCAAAGTGGCGGCATCCAATAACTTGACAGGGAGCGAAGCCGCCGGTGGAGACTGGGTTCTTGAAAAGGGTGGGGTCGATGTTGCAAAGACCTATTTCAATACGGAGCGCTTGAGCGCTTGGAATCAGGTTCTGGATAATACCGCCTATCAAATTGCCGATATTAACGCATCGGGTGCCTCCTCTCCTGCCAATTTTGTCGACGTGAATGGAACGCTTTACTTTACGGCGACCACTTCCACCAATGGTCTGGAGCTTTGGAAAAGTGATGGAAGTGCGGCAGGAACTGTCTTGGTGAAAGATATTAACCCAGGAACTCTATCATCATCTCCCGGAAACCTCACTAATGTCAACGGAACGTTATTCTTTACAGCGGATGATGGATCAAATGGCGTTGAGCTCTGGAAGAGCGACGGAACAGCTGCAGGGACTACTCTTGTTAAAAATATCTATACAACTAACGGGAGCTCTAACCCCACCGGCTTAACAAACATTAGCGGCATTTTGTACTTCAGCGCCTCCGATCCCTCGAATGGAACGGAAGTGTGGCGCAGCGATGGCACTTCCTCCGGTACATATATGATTGCTGATGTGCGCAACGGATCGCCTTCCAGCAACCCCACGCAGTTTACTGAAGCGGGGGGGAAGGTTTTCTTTGCCGCGACGACAGGCGCTTCCGGTACTGAGCTGTGGGTGACTGATGGTACAGCAGGGGGAACTAAACTGGTAAAGGAGATCCGCAACGGTGGCGTTTCATCTGATCCAACCAACCTGATCAATCTGAATGGTACTCTTTACTTTACCGCCGATGATGGCTCAAGCGGCCCTGAGCTCTGGAAGAGTGACGGAACGGCTGTCGGGACGACTCTTGTCAAAGATATCTTTTCCGGAAAAGACGGCTCTTCGATGACGAAACCCGTTGTGATGAATGGCAACCTCTACTTTGCCGCCACCACATCGACTCAGGGAAGCGAGCTCTGGAAGAGCGACGGAACGGCCGCAGGGACTGTCATTGTGAAAGATATTTCTTCCGGAACAGGTTCTTCCTCTCCTTCTGGTTTGACTGTTTTAAACAACACGCTCTATTTTGCGGCCGCTTCCTCGACAGGTAATGTCGAACTGTGGAAAAGCGATGGCACGACAGCGGGAACAGAGCAAATTGCTGAGATTGAAACTGGAAGCTCAGGGTCATCACCTCAGCAGCTGACAGCTTTCAACGGGAAGATCTATTTTACAGCCACCACAACCGATAAAGGCACGGAAGTGTGGGTGACAGACGGTACAAGCTCGGGAACGGTTCTGGTTAAAGATATTCGTGCAGACACGACAGGATCAGCACCCACTAATTTAACTGTTTCCGGAACCAAACTCTATTTCAGTGCCGATGATGGTTCCACGGGGCAAGAGTTATGGGGTCTTGATACGACAGCAAGTGTCGATGCTAAAGATCAATCGTATTCTCTATCGGAAGACAATTCACTGATTGTTCCCGCTCAAACAGGGCTTTTGACTAACATCGTCGATCCCAATGGCGGAGCAAAAGTCTTAAGCTATACATCTCCTGCCCATGGTAACTTGGAGTATGTCAATGCCGATGGTTCATTCAAATACACACCGAATGCCAATTTTAGCGGTCAGGATGGCTTTTCATTTACAGTACAAAACAAAAGCGGAGGTACTGACACGGCAACTGTGACTTTCACTGTCTCAGCCTTCAACGACGCTCCCGTCAACCAGGTTCCTGCGACAGCTTCCGTCAATGAAGACTCTCTACTGACTTTCTCGGCCGCCAATGGCAATCAGATCTCTGTAGGTGATGTAGACGCAAGCTCAAGCACCCTTCAGGTTACTTTGACATCAGCCAATGGCACTATGTCGTTAAGTCAAACGAACGGTTTGACGTTCACTGCAGGTAGCGGTACCAACAGCTCAAATATGGTCTTTACGGGAACGGCTGCCAATATCAACGCTGCCCTGAACGGACTCACTTTTTCTCCTTCAGCGAACTTCAGCGGCACAGC
- a CDS encoding efflux RND transporter periplasmic adaptor subunit, giving the protein MPEEGKSQDAASWKAVHLLATINRLSYSANTSKTRQQLIFLILNETIRIIQYQRATLWKIDGDAELVGVSGTSQFNPDAEQFQYLKNELSTFDNKKETKVFGMVKGEPSPERPSLLWLPIPIQGEANLGLLLERWRKQEWLEDEQVIIGFLMKNYATAWDRFNSQFHWKALLTRKTAVIVTAAALIVFIIPIDLPISAPCEVIAKDPYVIAAPLDGIIENVTADPGKVVRKGDILFSYDSKETLQELKAAEEEVRVLKAQLERSYILGLEDQEQQEQLAVLKHRLNKAQSYLDLAEHRVQELDVRAPEDGIVQIDDPDKWRGNPVKIGEKVLTITDPKKSMVKIWIPEGDNVFIDPEKDIKILLNISPEKTYRAQLSFLSSESVLDDHSIPSFVAEAEWVKSPEHEQLGLKGSATLYGPRVSVFYWLARRPWAFLRSVFSF; this is encoded by the coding sequence ATGCCCGAAGAAGGAAAATCACAAGATGCCGCCAGCTGGAAAGCTGTCCATCTGCTTGCGACAATCAACAGGCTTTCTTACTCGGCAAACACTTCCAAGACGAGGCAACAGCTAATTTTCCTGATTCTAAATGAGACAATCCGCATTATTCAATATCAGCGGGCGACACTTTGGAAAATTGATGGAGATGCCGAGCTTGTAGGTGTTTCAGGCACTTCCCAATTCAATCCCGATGCTGAACAGTTTCAATATCTTAAAAATGAGCTGTCGACATTCGATAATAAAAAAGAGACCAAAGTATTTGGGATGGTAAAGGGGGAGCCGTCTCCCGAGCGGCCTAGTTTGTTGTGGCTTCCGATCCCGATTCAGGGCGAGGCTAATTTAGGGCTTCTCTTAGAGCGCTGGAGAAAGCAAGAGTGGCTGGAAGATGAGCAGGTCATCATTGGATTTTTGATGAAGAACTATGCCACGGCATGGGATCGCTTTAATTCACAATTTCACTGGAAAGCTCTTCTGACAAGAAAAACAGCCGTGATTGTCACTGCTGCTGCTTTGATCGTATTTATCATTCCTATCGACTTACCCATTTCTGCACCTTGTGAAGTGATTGCCAAAGATCCTTATGTGATTGCGGCTCCGTTGGATGGCATCATCGAAAATGTGACGGCTGATCCCGGAAAAGTAGTCAGGAAAGGAGATATTCTTTTTAGCTACGACAGTAAAGAGACTTTACAAGAGCTTAAGGCCGCGGAAGAAGAGGTGCGTGTCCTAAAGGCTCAGCTGGAAAGGTCCTACATTCTTGGCCTTGAAGACCAAGAGCAGCAAGAGCAGCTTGCGGTTCTTAAGCATCGGCTTAATAAGGCTCAGAGTTATTTGGACTTGGCGGAACACAGAGTCCAAGAGTTGGATGTTAGGGCTCCCGAGGATGGCATCGTCCAGATTGACGACCCCGATAAATGGCGCGGCAACCCTGTCAAAATAGGGGAGAAGGTATTGACGATCACCGATCCTAAAAAATCGATGGTCAAAATTTGGATTCCGGAAGGGGACAATGTTTTTATTGATCCCGAAAAAGATATCAAAATTCTCCTCAACATATCCCCTGAAAAGACATACAGGGCCCAACTTTCCTTTCTTTCATCCGAGTCCGTGCTGGATGATCATTCCATTCCCAGCTTCGTTGCTGAAGCTGAGTGGGTAAAATCTCCTGAACATGAACAGCTCGGGCTTAAGGGGAGCGCAACTCTTTATGGGCCTCGCGTTTCTGTTTTCTATTGGCTTGCACGCCGTCCCTGGGCCTTTTTACGGTCAGTGTTCAGTTTTTGA